In the Flavobacterium pallidum genome, one interval contains:
- a CDS encoding NifU family protein translates to MKNVIIKETQNPAILKFEFPDFITQNNNYEFKNIDEAVSSPLAQQLFYLPFVKTVYISGNFIAIERYNIVEWNDVKDAVAEQIDDFVAKGGTIITEEAPKPWDKKQPATVYGETTPNPSVLKFVVSRMITTEAVEFKNIDEAAASPLAQELFKFPFVKEIFIDENYVSVTKYDIADWAEITFEIRSFIKDFIENGGTVIDNSKLVKNPTAEKQKISNFDNLDVTSQQIVNILEEYVKPAVQADGGNILFDSYDEADHRVKVILQGACSGCPSSTFTLKNGIENMLKDMLKNDNIKVEALNA, encoded by the coding sequence ATGAAAAATGTTATAATAAAGGAAACCCAGAATCCCGCTATATTGAAGTTCGAATTCCCCGATTTTATTACCCAGAATAATAATTACGAATTCAAAAACATAGACGAAGCCGTTTCATCGCCGCTCGCACAGCAGCTTTTCTACCTTCCGTTCGTAAAAACCGTTTACATTTCCGGTAACTTCATTGCGATCGAACGTTACAATATCGTTGAATGGAACGATGTAAAAGATGCTGTCGCAGAGCAGATTGACGATTTTGTCGCCAAGGGCGGCACCATCATCACGGAAGAAGCGCCAAAACCATGGGACAAAAAACAGCCGGCTACCGTTTACGGAGAAACCACTCCGAATCCATCCGTACTGAAATTCGTCGTCAGCCGCATGATTACCACTGAAGCGGTCGAATTCAAAAACATCGACGAAGCCGCTGCTTCACCGCTCGCACAGGAATTGTTCAAATTTCCGTTTGTCAAAGAAATTTTCATTGATGAAAACTACGTTTCAGTCACCAAATACGACATCGCCGACTGGGCCGAAATCACCTTCGAAATCCGCTCCTTCATCAAGGATTTCATAGAAAACGGAGGTACCGTAATAGACAACAGCAAGCTCGTCAAAAACCCTACTGCCGAAAAGCAGAAAATTTCAAATTTTGATAACCTTGACGTAACCTCGCAGCAAATTGTCAACATCCTGGAAGAGTATGTAAAACCAGCGGTCCAGGCCGATGGCGGCAACATCCTGTTCGACTCCTATGATGAGGCCGACCACCGTGTGAAAGTCATCCTGCAGGGCGCCTGCAGCGGCTGCCCTTCCTCGACTTTCACCTTAAAAAATGGCATCGAAAACATGCTCAAGGACATGCTCAAAAACGACAACATCAAAGTCGAAGCGTTAAATGCATAA